A genomic window from Manduca sexta isolate Smith_Timp_Sample1 chromosome 5, JHU_Msex_v1.0, whole genome shotgun sequence includes:
- the LOC115449288 gene encoding facilitated trehalose transporter Tret1 codes for MAGSRERLLHERRPEWEYEHDKRRYEPYERERRYDRRPERYDRPRRRNGYVYEDIYSDFDEAQGRLSLFRPIRPEYLHLPSAYNIKYNSLPRNYYNYDTRRYKKDYYDFRIEHENRARNYEYRQKPKPSETKTVLNEIQNSKPKNVAVCKPLRLNEKNARYWTTDPPERRTRTRKPDEAKKNVKFSEVSGCNRKMVVDDPIVGRKVVPVRELEVSLDQMIQNGYFEKHNIPISRPLKAEPPIAAARVPNGKCLSGGKEAPPPRKTRHLPQVLAALAVSLAPFSAGLGKGYSSPAIASLQGPGANATRRDFHLTDQQASWLASLSFLGALFGGMAGGAAMRHGRRRVLSLAAAPCSLSWLLTVLATSVRMMCITAFLGGFCCSILTMLSQVYISEISVPDIRGCLSAVLKIVGHLGVLFSFTIGAYLDWQQLALCISAAPLLLFCTVLYIPETPSYLVLIGKDEEAYKSLLWLRGPNSDVAQELATIRTNVLASKNFSQRQSQMSSSQFINSLDARTMNRLLGPILVTCGLMMFQRLSGAHAFSFYAVPIFRKTFGGMNPHGAAIAVSFVQLLASCLSGLLIDTVGRLPLLIVSSVLMSMALAGFGSYAYYEEVHRNQRIQSVMFHQTAGQNDWIPLLCVLVFTIAFSLGMSPISWLLIGELFPLEYRAFGSAMATAFSYLCAFVGVKTFVDFQQALGLHGAFWLYASISVGGLCFVVCCVPETKGKDLDEMDPNYVQSLSPKR; via the exons ATGGCCGGCTCCCGGGAGAGATTGCTGCATGAAAGGAGGCCTGAATGGGAGTATGAGCATGACAAGAGGCGGTACGAGCCGTACGAGAGAGAGCGGCGATACGACCGCCGGCccgagcgatacgaccgcccccGCCGCAGGAACGGCTACGTCTACGAGGACATCTACTCCGACTTCGACGAGGCACAAGGTCGCCTGTCCTTATTCAGGCCGATACGACCCGAATACCTCCACCTGCCCTCGGCGTATAACATCAAATACAATTCCCTACCGCGCAATTACTATAATTACGACACGCGAAGGTACAAGAAAGATTATTACGATTTCCGAATCGAGCATGAGAATCGAGCACGGAACTACGAATATAGACAGAAACCTAAACCATCGGAAACTAAAACGGTTTTGAatgaaattcaaaattcgaagCCGAAGAACGTGGCGGTGTGCAAACCGTTGCGTTTGAATGAAAAGAACGCGCGCTATTGGACGACGGACCCGCCCGAGCGGCGGACGCGCACGAGGAAACCCGACGAAGCGAAGAAGAACGTGAAGTTCTCTGAAGTGTCGGGTTGTAATCGCAAGATGGTTGTCGACGATCCGATAGTGGGGCGGAAAGTGGTGCCTGTGCGGGAGCTGGAAGTTTCTCTCGATCAGATGATTCAGAACGGGTACTTCGAGAAGCACAACATCCCGATATCGCGTCCGTTGAAGGCCGAACCGCCGATagcggcggcgcgcgtgccAAACGGGAAGTGCCTATCGGGCGGGAAGgaagcgccgccgccgcgcaagACGAGGCATTTGCCACAG GTCCTGGCAGCCTTAGCGGTCTCCCTGGCACCATTCTCCGCGGGTCTGGGTAAAGGCTACAGCTCGCCAGCTATCGCCTCGCTGCAGGGCCCTGGGGCCAACGCCACGCGTCGAGACTTCCATCTCACCGACCAGCAGGCTAGTTGGCTTGCCTCCTTATCTTTCCTTG GAGCGCTATTCGGCGGCatggcgggcggcgcggcgatGCGGCACGGGCGGCGCCGCGTGCTGTCGCTAGCTGCGGCTCCCTGCAGCCTCTCCTGGCTGCTGACGGTGCTGGCCACGTCTGTGCGCATGATGTGCATCACGGCTTTCCTCGGAGGATTCTGCTGTTCAATACTTACCATGCTGTCACAG GTATACATCAGCGAGATCTCAGTCCCAGACATTCGGGGCTGCCTCAGCGCCGTACTGAAGATCGTGGGCCACCTGGGGGTGCTGTTTAGCTTCACCATCGGCGCGTACCTGGACTGGCAGCAGCTGGCACTCTGCATCTCCGCAGCACCATTACTTCTATTCTGCACAGTCCTATACATACCAGAGACTCCAAGTTACCTGGTTCTTATAGGTAAGGATGAAGAGGCCTACAAAAGCCTGCTTTGGCTGCGAGGCCCCAACTCAGACGTCGCTCAAGAGCTGGCAACCATCAGGACAAATGTATTGGCCAGCAAGAACTTCAGTCAACGCCAAAGTCAAATGTCTAGTAGTCAGTTCATAAATTCCCTCGACGCTAGGACTATGAATCGACTGTTGGGTCCAATATTGGTGACATGTGGTCTGATGATGTTCCAAAGGCTGTCCGGAGCCCACGCCTTCTCCTTTTACGCGGTCCCGATTTTCAGGAAAACATTTGGTGGCATGAACCCACATGGAGCAGCGATTGCTGTATCCTTCGTCCAACTTTTAGCGTCTTGTTTGTCTGGCTTATTGATTGACACTGTTGGACGACTTCCTTTACTGATAGTGAGTTCAGTGCTCATGTCGATGGCCCTAGCCGGTTTCGGAAGCTATGCGTACTACGAAGAAGTGCATCGGAACCAACGCATTCAGAGCGTCATGTTCCATCAGACAGCCGGGCAGAACGACTGGATTCCGTTACTTTGTGTGTTGGTTTTCACCATTGCCTTCTCTTTGGGGATGAGTCCGATATCCTGGCTGCTAATTGGGGAGCTGTTTCCCCTGGAGTACAGGGCATTTGGCAGCGCAATGGCGACTGCCTTCAGCTACCTCTGCGCGTTTGTTGGCGTCAAGACGTTTGTGGACTTCCAGCAGGCGCTGGGTCTTCACGGGGCTTTCTGGTTGTATGCGTCTATAAGCGTAGGGGGGTTGTGCTTCGTGGTCTGCTGCGTGCCGGAGACTAAGGGCAAGGACCTGGACGAGATGGATCCAAATTACGTGCAGAGTCTTTCGCCTAAAAGGTAA